Proteins encoded by one window of Rhineura floridana isolate rRhiFlo1 chromosome 9, rRhiFlo1.hap2, whole genome shotgun sequence:
- the TRMT9B gene encoding probable tRNA methyltransferase 9B isoform X1 yields MRRVSLTLPPIGGCRMEHEASQLEKQHVHNVYESTATYFNDLQGKAWPHVRQFLLDQKPGSLIADIGCGTGKYLGVNNQVYNLGCDYCSSLVEIARNKGCEVMICDNLNLPFRGQCFNAIISVGVIHHFSTKQRRIKAIKEMARVLVPGGQMMIYVWAMEQKNRHFEKQDVFVPWNRALCSQLLSESNKAASKSNLAACTVASQAVHPHHLMGSKYSYPITFDRRHPQRTDSCLAEACCVKISEEEENRFYNALGRSFRSWFSSRSLDESALTKQTEKMEPLKNTAGWTNNTVSVQPSRHCSLDLGCHGPLLKEQQVNDYDEVFMKHMECKKMEWLTASRSLKDFNGEPPALVQSSNGETSFLHSSVENLNNGYIPQGNSHSFAGKHFKKTSPASSSESVVDSVLGMRDQAVHGQDTKAFMRYYHVFREGELCSLFEDNVPEVHIISSSYDHGNWCIIVKKTDEQQHVQL; encoded by the exons GATGGAACATGAGGCTTCCCAGCTAGAAAAGCAGCATGTACATAATGTCTATGAAAGCACAGCCACTTATTTCAATGATCTGCAGGGCAAAGCATGGCCTCATGTTCGTCAGTTTCTACTAGACCAAAAGCCAGGCAGCCTCATTGCTGATATAG gttgtGGGACTGGAAAATATCTTGGTGTCAATAACCAGGTGTATAATCTTGGATGCGATTACTGCAGTTCTTTGGTTGAGATTGCAAGAAATAAAGGTTGCGAAGTGATGATCTGCGATAACCTTAATCTTCCTTTCCGGGGTCAGTGCTTCAATGCAATCATTTCTGTGGGAG TGATTCACCATTTCTCCACGAAACAAAGACGAATCAAAGCAATAAAAGAAATGGCCAGGGTACTGGTACCTGGAGGCCAGATGATGATTTATGTCTGGGCTATGGAACAGAAGAATCGGCATTTTGAGAAACAAGATGTGTTTGTTCCATGGAACAGAGCCCTGTGCTCCCAGCTGCTTTCTGAATCCAACAAGGCTGCTTCTAAGAGCAATCTTGCAGCATGTACTGTAGCATCTCAGGCTGTGCACCCGCATCATCTAATGGGTTCCAAATACAGCTACCCTATTACCTTTGATCGGAGACATCCCCAAAGGACTGACAGTTGCTTAGCTGAAGCCTGCTGTGTGAAAATTtctgaagaggaagaaaaccGATTTTACAATGCTCTTGGGAGATCATTCCGTTCCTGGTTTTCCTCCAGATCGCTAGATGAGTCTGCCTTGACGAAACAAACTGAGAAGATGGAGCCTTTGAAGAACACAGCTGGATGGACAAACAACACCGTATCTGTTCAGCCATCAAGGCACTGCAGTTTAGATTTAGGTTGCCATGGACCATTGCTAAAAGAGCAACAAGTAAATGACTATGATGAAGTGTTTATGAAGCATATGGAGTGCAAAAAAATGGAATGGCTGACGGCCTCAAGGTCACTGAAAGATTTCAATGGGGAGCCACCTGCATTAGTCCAAAGCAGCAATGGAGAAACCTCATTTCTGCATAGTTCTGTAGAAAATCTGAACAATGGCTACATCCCTCAAGGCAATAGTCATTCTTTTGCAGGCAAACACTTTAAAAAGACTTCACCTGCTAGCTCCAGCGAGTCTGTTGTAGATTCTGTCCTGGGTATGAGAGACCAAGCTGTTCACGGCCAGGATACAAAAGCCTTCATGCGCTATTACCATGTTTTTCGGGAAGGGGAGCTGTGCTCTCTGTTTGAAGATAACGTGCCTGAGGTCCACATAATAAGTTCAAGCTATGATCATGGCAATTGGTGCATTATTGTGAAGAAAACAGATGAACAACAGCATGTACAGCTCTGA
- the TRMT9B gene encoding probable tRNA methyltransferase 9B isoform X2, whose product MLRAGLLGCIRMEHEASQLEKQHVHNVYESTATYFNDLQGKAWPHVRQFLLDQKPGSLIADIGCGTGKYLGVNNQVYNLGCDYCSSLVEIARNKGCEVMICDNLNLPFRGQCFNAIISVGVIHHFSTKQRRIKAIKEMARVLVPGGQMMIYVWAMEQKNRHFEKQDVFVPWNRALCSQLLSESNKAASKSNLAACTVASQAVHPHHLMGSKYSYPITFDRRHPQRTDSCLAEACCVKISEEEENRFYNALGRSFRSWFSSRSLDESALTKQTEKMEPLKNTAGWTNNTVSVQPSRHCSLDLGCHGPLLKEQQVNDYDEVFMKHMECKKMEWLTASRSLKDFNGEPPALVQSSNGETSFLHSSVENLNNGYIPQGNSHSFAGKHFKKTSPASSSESVVDSVLGMRDQAVHGQDTKAFMRYYHVFREGELCSLFEDNVPEVHIISSSYDHGNWCIIVKKTDEQQHVQL is encoded by the exons GATGGAACATGAGGCTTCCCAGCTAGAAAAGCAGCATGTACATAATGTCTATGAAAGCACAGCCACTTATTTCAATGATCTGCAGGGCAAAGCATGGCCTCATGTTCGTCAGTTTCTACTAGACCAAAAGCCAGGCAGCCTCATTGCTGATATAG gttgtGGGACTGGAAAATATCTTGGTGTCAATAACCAGGTGTATAATCTTGGATGCGATTACTGCAGTTCTTTGGTTGAGATTGCAAGAAATAAAGGTTGCGAAGTGATGATCTGCGATAACCTTAATCTTCCTTTCCGGGGTCAGTGCTTCAATGCAATCATTTCTGTGGGAG TGATTCACCATTTCTCCACGAAACAAAGACGAATCAAAGCAATAAAAGAAATGGCCAGGGTACTGGTACCTGGAGGCCAGATGATGATTTATGTCTGGGCTATGGAACAGAAGAATCGGCATTTTGAGAAACAAGATGTGTTTGTTCCATGGAACAGAGCCCTGTGCTCCCAGCTGCTTTCTGAATCCAACAAGGCTGCTTCTAAGAGCAATCTTGCAGCATGTACTGTAGCATCTCAGGCTGTGCACCCGCATCATCTAATGGGTTCCAAATACAGCTACCCTATTACCTTTGATCGGAGACATCCCCAAAGGACTGACAGTTGCTTAGCTGAAGCCTGCTGTGTGAAAATTtctgaagaggaagaaaaccGATTTTACAATGCTCTTGGGAGATCATTCCGTTCCTGGTTTTCCTCCAGATCGCTAGATGAGTCTGCCTTGACGAAACAAACTGAGAAGATGGAGCCTTTGAAGAACACAGCTGGATGGACAAACAACACCGTATCTGTTCAGCCATCAAGGCACTGCAGTTTAGATTTAGGTTGCCATGGACCATTGCTAAAAGAGCAACAAGTAAATGACTATGATGAAGTGTTTATGAAGCATATGGAGTGCAAAAAAATGGAATGGCTGACGGCCTCAAGGTCACTGAAAGATTTCAATGGGGAGCCACCTGCATTAGTCCAAAGCAGCAATGGAGAAACCTCATTTCTGCATAGTTCTGTAGAAAATCTGAACAATGGCTACATCCCTCAAGGCAATAGTCATTCTTTTGCAGGCAAACACTTTAAAAAGACTTCACCTGCTAGCTCCAGCGAGTCTGTTGTAGATTCTGTCCTGGGTATGAGAGACCAAGCTGTTCACGGCCAGGATACAAAAGCCTTCATGCGCTATTACCATGTTTTTCGGGAAGGGGAGCTGTGCTCTCTGTTTGAAGATAACGTGCCTGAGGTCCACATAATAAGTTCAAGCTATGATCATGGCAATTGGTGCATTATTGTGAAGAAAACAGATGAACAACAGCATGTACAGCTCTGA